In the Pseudolabrys taiwanensis genome, one interval contains:
- a CDS encoding TRAP transporter small permease subunit produces the protein MDGFISAVTFVSRVAGVVGAFFIAAAVLIICDMVIERYIFNLTTIWQIDAVTYLTIAATFISSPYVLMTRGHVNVDILPLHLKPRARYVLALVTSFIALAFCVTLFVLCAAYWYEAYSERWLSNTVWRARLWIPLLSMPVGLFLLVLQYIVDIYCVMTGRTSPFGISARQDAEDVAREQAREALGGAP, from the coding sequence ATGGACGGCTTTATTAGCGCGGTGACCTTCGTGTCCCGCGTCGCGGGAGTGGTGGGCGCGTTCTTCATCGCCGCCGCCGTGCTGATCATCTGCGACATGGTGATCGAACGCTATATCTTCAATCTCACCACCATCTGGCAGATCGATGCGGTGACGTATCTGACGATCGCCGCCACCTTCATCAGCAGTCCCTACGTGCTGATGACGCGCGGCCACGTCAACGTCGACATCCTGCCGCTGCATCTCAAGCCGCGGGCGCGCTATGTGCTCGCGCTGGTGACGAGCTTCATCGCGCTGGCTTTCTGCGTGACGCTGTTTGTCCTGTGCGCCGCCTATTGGTACGAGGCCTATTCCGAGCGCTGGCTCTCCAACACGGTCTGGCGCGCGCGGCTGTGGATCCCGCTTCTGTCGATGCCGGTCGGGCTTTTCCTGCTGGTGCTGCAATACATCGTCGACATTTACTGCGTGATGACCGGACGGACGTCGCCGTTCGGCATTTCCGCCCGGCAGGACGCCGAGGATGTCGCCCGCGAACAGGCGCGTGAAGCCCTGGGAGGTGCGCCATGA
- a CDS encoding glycosyltransferase family 2 protein, translating into MTATPPTIAFIVPCYNEEAVLPHTLARLITDIDSLVAGQNIAAASYILLVDDGSHDRTWSLIEEASQAHPGRVQGLKLSRNVGHQNALLAGLLTQIGKADATISLDADLQDDVSIIARMIEHFRRDPAEIVFAVRKERSSDSLFKRGTAGLYYRILNWLGADIIPHHADFRLMSDRALRALSQYGEVHVFLRGLVMQLGYKTAVVEFERLPRLHGETKYTLQKMLRLAIDGITSLSVRPIRLIALLGVILFFIFLGMSVWVFWTWLAGHTVQGWTSVMLLFLLIAAFQTFALAVIGEYVGKIYFEAKSRPRYIVEKETGTKSDNG; encoded by the coding sequence ATGACAGCCACGCCCCCGACCATCGCCTTCATTGTTCCGTGCTACAATGAGGAGGCCGTGCTGCCGCACACACTGGCGCGGCTCATCACGGACATCGACAGTCTGGTCGCCGGGCAGAACATCGCGGCGGCGAGCTACATCCTGCTCGTCGACGATGGCAGCCACGACCGCACCTGGTCTCTGATCGAGGAGGCGTCCCAGGCGCATCCCGGCCGGGTGCAGGGCCTCAAGCTCTCGCGCAATGTCGGCCATCAGAACGCGCTGCTCGCCGGGCTGCTCACCCAGATCGGCAAGGCCGACGCGACCATCTCTCTCGACGCCGACCTGCAGGACGACGTCTCGATCATCGCCAGGATGATCGAGCACTTCCGCCGCGACCCGGCCGAGATCGTCTTCGCGGTGCGCAAGGAGCGGTCGAGCGACAGCCTGTTCAAACGCGGCACGGCCGGACTCTATTACCGAATCCTCAATTGGCTCGGCGCCGACATCATCCCGCATCACGCCGATTTCCGCCTGATGAGCGACCGGGCACTGCGGGCGCTATCGCAGTACGGCGAAGTGCACGTGTTCCTGCGCGGGCTGGTGATGCAACTCGGCTATAAAACCGCGGTCGTCGAGTTCGAGCGGCTGCCGCGGCTGCACGGCGAGACGAAATACACGCTGCAGAAGATGCTGCGGCTCGCCATCGACGGCATCACCTCGCTGTCGGTCAGGCCGATCCGGCTGATCGCGCTGCTCGGCGTGATCCTGTTCTTCATCTTCCTCGGCATGAGCGTGTGGGTATTCTGGACCTGGCTCGCCGGACACACCGTGCAGGGCTGGACGTCGGTGATGCTGCTGTTCCTGCTCATCGCCGCGTTCCAGACCTTCGCGCTGGCCGTGATCGGCGAATATGTCGGCAAGATCTATTTCGAGGCGAAGTCCCGCCCGCGTTACATCGTCGAGAAAGAGACAGGTACGAAAAGCGACAACGGTTAA
- a CDS encoding CaiB/BaiF CoA transferase family protein codes for MEKPLAGLRVLELARILAGPWAGQLLADLGADVIKVERKGAGDDTRGWGPPFVEGKDGKHIGSAYFHAANRGKRSIELDFESDEGRRIVRKLAAKSDVLIENFKVGGLAKFGLDYKSLKDECPRLIYCSVTGFGQDGPYAKRAGYDLMAQGMAGLMDLTGTPDGEPTRIGIPVSDIFTGVYSTVGILAALQAREKSGKGCYVDTALVDSTVGVLSNQALNYLVSGNIPKRIGNAHANIVPYQVFPTADGYAIVATGNDSQYVKFCNVLGAPELAQNPEYKDNVGRMKHREVVIGKLSELTARMKRDDLLAKLEAQGVPAGPINNLEQVFNDPQVVHRGMKLELPSDAAKAGKIPGVRTPIVFDGWRAASENPAPLLGQHTDDILKEIGEA; via the coding sequence ATGGAAAAGCCGCTGGCGGGCCTCCGCGTTCTCGAACTTGCCCGCATCCTGGCCGGTCCCTGGGCGGGACAATTGCTCGCCGACCTCGGCGCCGACGTCATCAAGGTGGAGCGCAAAGGCGCCGGTGACGATACCCGCGGCTGGGGTCCGCCCTTCGTCGAGGGCAAGGACGGCAAGCACATCGGCTCGGCGTATTTCCATGCCGCCAACCGCGGCAAGCGCTCGATCGAACTCGATTTCGAAAGCGACGAGGGGCGCCGCATCGTCCGCAAGCTCGCCGCCAAGTCGGATGTGCTGATCGAGAACTTCAAGGTCGGCGGCCTCGCCAAGTTCGGCCTCGACTACAAGAGCCTGAAGGACGAGTGCCCGCGGCTGATCTACTGCTCGGTCACCGGCTTCGGCCAGGACGGCCCCTATGCCAAACGCGCCGGCTACGACCTGATGGCGCAGGGCATGGCCGGGCTCATGGACCTCACCGGCACGCCGGACGGCGAGCCCACCCGCATCGGCATTCCCGTCTCCGACATTTTCACCGGCGTTTATTCGACCGTCGGCATCCTCGCCGCGCTGCAGGCGCGCGAGAAAAGCGGCAAAGGCTGCTACGTCGATACGGCGCTGGTCGACTCCACCGTCGGCGTGCTGTCGAACCAGGCGCTGAATTATCTCGTGTCGGGCAACATCCCCAAGCGCATCGGCAACGCCCACGCCAACATCGTGCCGTATCAGGTCTTCCCGACCGCCGACGGCTACGCCATCGTCGCCACCGGCAACGACAGCCAGTACGTCAAATTCTGCAACGTGCTCGGGGCGCCCGAGCTCGCGCAGAACCCGGAGTACAAAGATAACGTCGGCCGCATGAAGCACCGCGAAGTGGTCATCGGCAAGTTGTCCGAATTGACCGCGCGCATGAAGCGCGATGACCTTCTCGCGAAGCTCGAGGCGCAGGGCGTGCCGGCCGGGCCGATCAACAATCTCGAGCAGGTGTTCAACGATCCGCAGGTCGTGCATCGCGGCATGAAGCTCGAATTGCCGAGCGACGCGGCCAAGGCCGGCAAGATTCCGGGCGTGCGCACGCCCATCGTCTTCGACGGCTGGCGCGCGGCGAGCGAAAATCCCGCGCCGCTGCTCGGCCAGCACACGGACGACATCCTCAAGGAGATCGGGGAGGCGTAA
- a CDS encoding TRAP transporter large permease: MSPAAQGSIVLIITLLMLVSGIPVAFGLGAIALAFLVIYQGFDALHVAAETLWSGLDDFTLVAIPMFVMMGAAIGSSPAGKDLYEALERWLYRVPGGLVVSNLGACAIFAALTGSSPACCAAIGKMGIPEMRKRGYPDDVATGSICAGGTLGILIPPSLTFILYGIATETSIGRLFIAGIMPGLLLTTMFMAWSIFKIWRSGFRAHAPDFRYSWKQKFESIPKIAPFLFIIAGVMYALYGGIATPSEAAGVGAALCLILAIAIYRLWKPDQIWHILRDTMRESVMILTIIATAVLFGYMLTSLYLTQTLAQGIADLHANKWVLMLLINLFLLVCGFFIPPAAIILMTSPILLPIITAAGFDPVWFGVILTINMEIGLIHPPVGLNIYIVNAIAPDVPLAKVMWGTLPYVVCMMLAIVILCIFPEIATWLPNHLMGPGK; this comes from the coding sequence ATGAGCCCCGCCGCACAAGGCTCCATCGTCCTTATCATTACGCTGCTGATGCTGGTGTCGGGGATTCCCGTCGCGTTCGGCCTCGGCGCCATCGCGCTCGCCTTCCTCGTCATCTATCAGGGCTTCGACGCCTTGCACGTCGCGGCGGAGACGTTGTGGTCCGGTCTCGACGATTTCACGCTCGTCGCCATCCCGATGTTCGTGATGATGGGTGCCGCGATCGGCTCCTCGCCGGCCGGCAAGGATCTCTACGAGGCGCTCGAGCGTTGGCTCTACCGGGTGCCGGGCGGACTCGTCGTCTCGAACCTCGGCGCCTGCGCCATCTTCGCGGCGCTCACCGGCTCGTCGCCGGCCTGCTGCGCCGCCATCGGCAAGATGGGCATTCCGGAGATGCGCAAGCGCGGTTATCCGGACGATGTGGCAACAGGATCGATCTGCGCCGGTGGCACGCTCGGCATCCTCATCCCGCCGTCACTGACGTTCATTCTGTACGGCATCGCCACCGAAACCTCGATCGGACGGCTGTTCATCGCCGGCATCATGCCGGGCCTGCTGCTGACGACGATGTTCATGGCGTGGAGCATCTTCAAAATCTGGCGCAGCGGCTTCCGCGCGCATGCGCCGGACTTCCGCTACTCGTGGAAGCAGAAGTTCGAATCGATACCGAAGATCGCGCCGTTCCTCTTCATCATTGCCGGCGTCATGTACGCGCTCTACGGCGGCATCGCGACTCCGTCCGAGGCGGCCGGCGTCGGTGCGGCGCTTTGCCTGATCCTGGCGATCGCCATCTACCGGCTTTGGAAGCCGGACCAGATCTGGCACATCCTGCGCGACACCATGCGCGAGTCGGTGATGATCCTGACCATCATCGCGACCGCGGTGTTGTTCGGCTACATGCTGACGTCGCTGTATCTCACCCAGACGTTGGCGCAGGGCATCGCCGATTTGCACGCCAATAAGTGGGTGCTGATGCTGCTCATCAACCTGTTCTTGTTGGTGTGCGGCTTCTTCATCCCGCCGGCGGCGATCATCTTGATGACCTCGCCGATCCTGCTGCCCATCATCACGGCGGCCGGCTTCGATCCGGTCTGGTTCGGCGTAATCCTCACGATCAACATGGAGATTGGGCTCATCCACCCGCCGGTAGGGCTCAATATCTACATCGTCAACGCGATCGCGCCGGATGTTCCGCTCGCGAAAGTGATGTGGGGGACGCTGCCATACGTCGTCTGCATGATGCTGGCGATCGTGATCTTGTGTATATTCCCCGAAATCGCGACATGGCTCCCTAACCACCTGATGGGGCCAGGCAAATAG
- a CDS encoding tripartite tricarboxylate transporter TctB family protein has translation MVGRTALRSESKHGSASDLVANLIRKRDFYAGGLMILFGLVMALKGPSYRLGTLMHMGPGFLPTVLGVILIGLGIAIACTALAAGEGEDEDILPENPEWFAWGCILVSPLAFMLFGSYGGLAPATFACVFVAAMGDRSMTWKQAVVLSLIITVFGVGLFHYILQIPMPVLEWRG, from the coding sequence GTGGTTGGGAGAACGGCCCTGCGTTCTGAATCAAAGCACGGTTCTGCCTCGGATCTGGTCGCGAACCTTATTCGCAAGCGCGACTTCTATGCCGGCGGCTTGATGATCCTGTTTGGCCTTGTAATGGCCTTGAAAGGTCCGAGCTATCGGCTCGGGACCTTGATGCATATGGGACCGGGATTTCTGCCGACGGTGCTCGGCGTCATCCTGATCGGTCTCGGCATTGCCATCGCCTGCACGGCGCTGGCGGCTGGCGAAGGCGAGGACGAAGACATTCTGCCCGAGAACCCGGAATGGTTCGCTTGGGGCTGCATTCTGGTCTCGCCGCTGGCCTTCATGTTGTTCGGCAGCTACGGCGGGCTCGCGCCCGCGACCTTCGCTTGCGTGTTTGTCGCCGCGATGGGTGACCGCAGTATGACGTGGAAGCAGGCGGTCGTGCTGTCTCTGATCATTACCGTGTTCGGCGTGGGACTCTTTCACTACATACTGCAGATCCCGATGCCCGTGCTTGAATGGAGAGGCTAA
- a CDS encoding tripartite tricarboxylate transporter permease: MIGTALTDLWYGFGVALEPHNIVWCFVGVLVGNMVGVLPGMGPLATISILLPLTFGIKPVGAILMLAGVMYGAQYGGAICSILLNLPCHPPHAVTCLDGFPMTKQGRGGAALGATVFASFVGASWGITEMIFLAPVLVRVAMEFGPAEICSLMLLGLLAGSTLARGSPLKGVAMTVLGLMLGIVGTDIETGAERFTFGMTHLDDGIELIALALGLFGIGEFMNSVNQVSTVNAKYAKVGLKDMRPSKEEMKRTIAPMFRGTLIGSLCSLIPGTGPTIASFVAYATEKKISKTPEKFGTGMIEGVVCPEASTHSSVQGDFIPTMSLGIPGDAVMALLLGALMIQGIVPGPQLIKEHPDIFWGLVASFWIGNIMLVILNVPLIGVWVKLLTIPYKYLYSSAMFFVCIGVYAANNDMFQVGETAVIGALGYVLLRLGFHPAPILLGFVLGPRFEENFRRAMLISRGDLGVFVERPISAVFVFLCVLLIGLQIYVRIRGPKKPLVPVLETQGAE, from the coding sequence GTGATCGGTACGGCGCTCACAGATCTCTGGTATGGCTTCGGCGTTGCGCTCGAGCCGCACAACATCGTCTGGTGTTTCGTTGGCGTGCTGGTCGGCAACATGGTCGGCGTGTTGCCGGGCATGGGTCCGCTCGCGACCATTTCGATTCTTCTGCCGCTGACCTTCGGCATTAAGCCGGTCGGCGCCATCCTGATGCTCGCCGGCGTCATGTACGGCGCGCAGTACGGCGGCGCCATCTGCTCGATTCTGCTCAATCTGCCGTGTCACCCACCGCATGCGGTGACGTGTCTCGACGGCTTCCCGATGACCAAGCAGGGGCGCGGCGGCGCCGCCCTCGGCGCCACGGTCTTCGCGTCCTTCGTCGGCGCGTCGTGGGGCATCACCGAGATGATCTTCCTCGCGCCCGTCTTGGTGCGGGTGGCGATGGAGTTCGGCCCCGCGGAGATCTGTTCGCTGATGCTGCTCGGCTTGCTCGCCGGTTCGACGCTGGCGCGCGGGTCGCCGCTCAAGGGCGTGGCGATGACCGTGCTCGGCCTGATGCTCGGCATCGTCGGCACCGACATCGAGACCGGCGCCGAGCGCTTCACTTTCGGCATGACCCATCTCGACGACGGCATCGAACTGATCGCGCTCGCGCTCGGTCTGTTCGGCATCGGCGAGTTCATGAACAGCGTCAACCAGGTGTCGACGGTCAACGCCAAGTACGCCAAGGTCGGCCTGAAGGACATGCGGCCGTCGAAGGAGGAAATGAAGCGCACGATCGCGCCGATGTTCCGCGGCACGTTGATCGGCAGCTTGTGCTCGCTCATCCCTGGCACCGGCCCGACCATCGCTTCCTTCGTCGCCTACGCGACCGAAAAGAAGATATCCAAGACACCGGAGAAGTTCGGCACCGGCATGATCGAAGGCGTGGTGTGCCCCGAGGCGTCCACCCACTCGTCGGTGCAGGGCGACTTCATCCCGACCATGAGCCTCGGCATTCCCGGCGACGCCGTGATGGCGCTGCTGCTCGGCGCGCTGATGATTCAGGGTATCGTCCCGGGTCCGCAGCTCATCAAGGAGCATCCGGATATCTTCTGGGGCTTGGTGGCCAGCTTCTGGATCGGCAACATCATGCTGGTCATCCTCAACGTGCCGCTGATCGGCGTGTGGGTGAAGCTGCTGACGATCCCGTACAAGTATCTCTACTCCAGCGCGATGTTCTTCGTGTGCATCGGCGTCTATGCCGCCAACAACGACATGTTCCAGGTGGGCGAGACGGCGGTCATCGGCGCGTTGGGCTACGTGTTGCTGCGCCTCGGCTTCCACCCGGCGCCGATCCTGCTCGGCTTCGTGCTCGGACCGCGGTTCGAGGAGAACTTCCGCCGCGCCATGCTCATCTCGCGTGGCGACCTCGGGGTGTTCGTCGAGCGACCCATCTCCGCGGTGTTCGTGTTCCTGTGCGTGCTGCTGATCGGTCTGCAGATCTACGTCCGCATCCGGGGGCCCAAGAAGCCGCTGGTGCCGGTTCTCGAGACGCAAGGCGCAGAGTGA
- the dctP gene encoding TRAP transporter substrate-binding protein DctP: MKVLTKLLLGTLAAAALTVSAQAQVTLRASHQFPGGKGDVRDDMVQMLAKEMAASNLGVTVQVYPGASLFKPNDQWNATANGQLDITLFPLDYASGKVPVFSATLMPGLIRSQERAKRINKSQFMKDVRAEIEKRGVIVLSDAWFAGGVASKGGCIVKPDDMKGRKFRAAGPTFAGMWEAAGASIVSPPSNEIYNAFQTGVVNGTDTSLSTFNSMRLYEVADCLTAPGDNALWFMYQPMLMSKKSFDKLNKQQQDAILAAGKKAEAYFESKADAINQEAIKAFEDHKAKVVSLSDADYAAWLEVAKKTAYAEFAKAVPNGQKLIDEALAVK; encoded by the coding sequence ATGAAGGTACTGACCAAGCTTCTCCTCGGCACGCTCGCTGCGGCCGCGCTGACCGTCTCGGCCCAAGCGCAGGTGACGCTCCGGGCTTCGCACCAATTCCCGGGCGGCAAGGGGGACGTCCGCGACGACATGGTGCAGATGCTCGCCAAGGAGATGGCGGCGTCCAATCTCGGCGTCACGGTGCAGGTCTATCCCGGCGCCTCGCTGTTCAAGCCCAACGACCAGTGGAACGCCACCGCCAACGGCCAGCTCGACATCACCTTGTTCCCGCTCGACTACGCGAGCGGCAAGGTGCCGGTGTTCTCGGCGACGCTGATGCCGGGTCTGATCCGCAGCCAGGAGCGCGCCAAGCGCATCAACAAGTCGCAGTTCATGAAGGACGTGCGCGCAGAGATCGAGAAGCGCGGCGTGATCGTGCTGTCGGATGCGTGGTTCGCCGGCGGCGTCGCGTCCAAAGGTGGCTGCATCGTCAAGCCGGACGACATGAAGGGGCGTAAATTCCGCGCCGCCGGTCCGACCTTCGCCGGCATGTGGGAAGCCGCCGGCGCGAGCATCGTCTCGCCGCCGTCGAACGAAATCTACAATGCGTTCCAGACCGGCGTCGTGAACGGTACCGACACCAGCCTGTCGACCTTCAACTCCATGCGTCTTTATGAAGTCGCCGACTGCCTGACGGCGCCGGGCGATAACGCGCTCTGGTTCATGTACCAGCCGATGTTGATGTCGAAGAAGAGCTTCGACAAGCTCAACAAGCAGCAGCAGGACGCGATCCTCGCCGCCGGCAAGAAGGCCGAGGCCTATTTCGAAAGCAAGGCCGACGCCATCAACCAGGAAGCGATCAAGGCCTTCGAGGACCACAAGGCTAAGGTGGTGTCGCTGAGCGATGCCGACTACGCCGCCTGGCTCGAAGTGGCGAAGAAGACGGCTTACGCCGAGTTCGCCAAGGCCGTGCCGAACGGTCAGAAGCTGATCGACGAAGCCCTCGCGGTGAAATAG
- a CDS encoding hybrid sensor histidine kinase/response regulator: MLSARNAAIRLLKFMMAASLVLPALLFAFTAWVSHTNIERVTDERIDRSLDILHEHALKVLQTIERSFAEVDEIVRGMSDDDVRINESMLHDRLKHIVEALPQLQDIMIVDRDGHPLVMSNRYPAPRDRDYSDREYFKVPQNGATGTYVSRIQAPGTNGTIGPFFALSRPRPSDDGAFNGIMVVSVLPSYFEGFYARMSTGEGNYFALARDDGSFLARYPVLQNRGVALDPNSRLRQGIGQGEDRKIYTTESQLDHVERRIGYRKLSGFPLYVLAGVESSAITGEWLRYMTSHLTFGLPLTAFLYAGLALALGRTRRLYDEADRREMAEGALRQAQRLEAIGQLTGGVAHDFNNLLMIISGSVQRLRNELTDSKHTRLLDMIVTATQRGETLTRQLLTYSRQQTLTPEVVDLSQRLPVLRELLTRSLRTDIEIKVDVPDGVCATRVDPGEFELAILNLAVNAKDAMTTGGTLSIRAKPVTLKGEASEEGLSGDFVAIRVADTGHGIPADILPRVFEPFFTTKEVGKGTGLGLSQVYGFAKQSGGTATVSSVEGRGTTITLYLPRSAEAPEDEVVAAPAQAPTGTSGTVLLVEDNADVADVGAGYLRQLGYRVRSVANGQAAIAALRLDADVDLVFSDILMPGGMNGLELAREINHRFPGIPVLLATGYSASAQDAVHQGFVVLQKPYDLESLRRHIHEAMEGIRARDRSFVARAS, translated from the coding sequence ATGTTGTCCGCGCGCAACGCAGCCATAAGACTGCTCAAGTTCATGATGGCGGCATCGCTGGTGCTGCCGGCGCTGTTGTTCGCGTTCACGGCCTGGGTGAGCCACACCAACATCGAGCGCGTCACCGACGAACGCATCGACCGGTCGCTCGACATCCTGCACGAGCACGCTCTCAAGGTGTTGCAGACGATCGAGCGCTCCTTCGCGGAGGTGGACGAGATCGTCCGCGGCATGTCCGACGACGATGTCCGCATCAACGAGAGCATGCTGCACGATCGCCTCAAGCACATCGTCGAGGCGCTGCCGCAGCTCCAGGACATTATGATCGTCGATCGCGACGGACATCCGCTGGTGATGTCGAACCGCTATCCGGCGCCGCGCGACCGCGACTATTCCGATCGCGAGTACTTCAAGGTGCCGCAGAACGGCGCGACGGGAACCTATGTGAGCCGAATTCAAGCGCCGGGGACGAACGGGACGATCGGCCCGTTCTTCGCGCTGTCGCGGCCGCGGCCGTCGGATGACGGCGCGTTCAACGGCATTATGGTGGTCTCGGTGCTGCCGAGCTATTTCGAAGGCTTCTATGCCCGGATGAGCACGGGCGAGGGCAACTATTTCGCCCTGGCGCGGGATGACGGGAGTTTCCTCGCGCGTTATCCGGTGCTCCAGAATCGCGGCGTGGCGCTCGATCCCAACAGTCGTTTGCGCCAGGGCATCGGGCAGGGCGAGGACCGCAAGATCTACACGACCGAATCCCAGCTGGACCATGTCGAGCGCAGGATCGGCTACCGGAAACTCAGCGGCTTTCCGCTGTATGTGCTGGCCGGCGTCGAATCCTCGGCGATTACCGGCGAATGGCTGCGCTACATGACCAGCCATCTGACCTTCGGCCTGCCGCTGACGGCCTTCCTTTATGCCGGTCTCGCGCTGGCGCTCGGCCGTACGCGCCGGCTCTACGACGAAGCCGACCGCCGTGAGATGGCAGAGGGCGCCTTGCGGCAGGCACAGCGTCTGGAGGCCATTGGCCAGTTGACCGGCGGCGTCGCGCACGACTTCAACAACCTGCTGATGATCATCAGCGGCAGTGTGCAGCGGCTGCGCAATGAGCTCACGGACAGCAAACATACCCGTCTGCTCGACATGATCGTGACGGCCACCCAGCGTGGTGAAACGCTGACGCGCCAGTTGCTCACCTATTCGCGTCAGCAGACGTTGACGCCGGAGGTGGTGGATCTATCGCAGCGTCTGCCGGTCCTGCGCGAACTGCTGACGCGCTCGCTGCGCACCGACATTGAAATCAAGGTCGACGTGCCGGACGGCGTATGCGCTACGCGCGTCGATCCGGGCGAGTTCGAGCTGGCGATCCTCAATCTCGCGGTCAACGCCAAGGACGCGATGACGACCGGCGGCACCTTGTCCATTCGCGCCAAGCCCGTGACGCTGAAGGGCGAGGCGAGCGAGGAGGGCTTGTCGGGCGACTTCGTCGCGATCCGCGTCGCCGACACCGGGCATGGCATTCCGGCGGACATCCTGCCGCGTGTTTTCGAACCGTTCTTCACGACAAAGGAAGTCGGCAAAGGCACCGGGCTCGGCCTCAGCCAGGTCTACGGCTTTGCCAAGCAGTCGGGCGGCACCGCCACGGTATCGAGCGTCGAAGGGCGCGGCACCACCATCACGCTCTATCTGCCGCGCAGCGCGGAGGCGCCGGAGGACGAGGTCGTGGCGGCGCCGGCGCAAGCGCCGACGGGCACGTCCGGCACGGTGCTGCTGGTCGAAGATAATGCCGACGTCGCCGATGTGGGTGCCGGCTATCTCCGCCAACTGGGCTATCGCGTGCGCAGCGTCGCCAACGGTCAAGCTGCGATCGCGGCGCTCAGGCTCGATGCCGATGTCGATCTCGTATTTTCCGACATCCTCATGCCGGGCGGCATGAACGGACTGGAGCTCGCGCGCGAGATCAATCACCGGTTCCCGGGAATCCCGGTATTGCTCGCCACCGGCTACAGCGCCAGCGCGCAGGACGCGGTGCACCAAGGCTTCGTCGTCTTGCAAAAGCCCTACGATCTCGAAAGTCTGCGCCGCCATATCCACGAGGCGATGGAAGGCATCAGAGCGCGCGACCGATCGTTCGTCGCCAGGGCCTCCTGA
- a CDS encoding DsrE family protein, producing MRKSIVFMCGLALGFALAFAMPPGRAHDADQLAASAPQKNPLFINMTTGDSWRGWMGLHFAHATLKMGHPVAVFLNLDAVTLASMKGEQEKKPSMQRIPRDIIADFIRDGGVVLMCGPCMAEFGLKLEDLVPGVQMGKPGFTQGFIFAENARTLTW from the coding sequence ATGCGAAAATCGATCGTTTTCATGTGCGGGCTTGCGCTCGGCTTTGCGCTTGCCTTTGCCATGCCGCCCGGGCGGGCGCACGATGCGGATCAACTCGCGGCGAGCGCGCCGCAGAAGAATCCGCTGTTCATCAACATGACGACGGGCGATAGCTGGCGCGGCTGGATGGGCCTGCATTTCGCCCACGCGACGCTGAAGATGGGGCATCCGGTCGCGGTGTTTCTCAACCTCGATGCCGTCACGCTCGCATCGATGAAGGGCGAGCAGGAGAAGAAGCCGTCGATGCAGCGCATCCCGCGTGACATCATCGCCGACTTCATCCGCGATGGCGGCGTCGTGCTGATGTGCGGGCCGTGCATGGCCGAGTTCGGGCTGAAGCTGGAAGACCTCGTGCCCGGCGTGCAGATGGGTAAGCCCGGCTTCACCCAGGGTTTCATCTTCGCCGAGAATGCCCGCACGTTGACCTGGTGA